In a single window of the Elusimicrobiota bacterium genome:
- a CDS encoding N-acetylmuramoyl-L-alanine amidase gives MALGLGLASSGLFRGPAAAGGGAVILDPGHGGKDFGAIAQGRREKDITLSIARKLKLRLDKLGPGARLTREGDDFLALPRRIEESLAWEGQVFVSLHLNKVKRKQERGIQIYSYGLTPIPGGSRLPHLPPLPAPPRQARLASEELAAFMTRALRGQGLAVNPPEKAALYVLKNPRIPSILIELGHLSHSQEAARLADPAYQERLAEALAQSLAAWRAQVSVASR, from the coding sequence ATGGCGCTCGGGCTTGGGCTGGCGAGCTCGGGGCTCTTCCGAGGTCCCGCCGCTGCGGGGGGCGGGGCCGTCATTCTCGACCCCGGGCACGGAGGAAAAGACTTCGGGGCCATCGCTCAAGGCCGGCGGGAGAAGGACATAACCCTCTCCATCGCCCGTAAACTCAAGCTGCGCCTGGACAAGCTCGGGCCCGGCGCGAGGCTGACGCGCGAGGGGGACGATTTCCTGGCTCTGCCCCGGCGCATAGAAGAAAGCCTGGCCTGGGAAGGGCAGGTTTTCGTGTCCCTCCACCTCAACAAGGTCAAACGCAAGCAGGAGAGGGGGATTCAAATCTATTCCTATGGGCTCACCCCCATCCCCGGCGGAAGCCGTCTGCCGCATCTGCCCCCCTTGCCGGCTCCTCCGAGGCAGGCGCGGCTGGCCAGCGAGGAATTGGCCGCTTTCATGACGCGGGCCCTGCGCGGCCAGGGCCTGGCGGTCAACCCGCCGGAGAAGGCCGCCTTGTACGTGCTGAAGAACCCGCGCATCCCGAGCATCCTCATCGAGCTCGGCCATTTGAGCCACTCCCAGGAAGCCGCGCGCCTCGCCGATCCGGCCTACCAGGAGAGGCTGGCCGAGGCCCTGGCTCAAAGCCTTGCCGCCTGGCGCGCTCAAGTTTCGGTGGCCAGCCGCTGA